A window of Thalassophryne amazonica chromosome 21, fThaAma1.1, whole genome shotgun sequence contains these coding sequences:
- the LOC117503173 gene encoding uncharacterized protein LOC117503173 isoform X2 — translation MSHVVNTYLSLLGSTAQYSYGDTKGTRINWRVVRHCRDIPRSWCDLTNETWDLEEGYYARVRAIGRRAYSKWVLTQRRFDPILDTTLGPPLVSVEIEDNTAIITMKGPMRYQPNNITPEIPMKTFYHEMTYNISIHNTHKHQMRHILMDSSTYIYRMMEYATEYCFSARTRLISMPIWCQPSEWHCITTPPDPLIGQLQRVIASIVVPSLCICLLSVGGYFLFNYLTGKGKSNPDILADTHAFHHYPPILSFEKTNFISTSVMKDQPTLGTCSYMRQSSCSQQKQHIRDSPPVHSSYGPPSELEEPLEEEVKDYGFVQAALQISVGEEGERNEDVFQSSYEIKERITVALHSIEVATLLNTSMSADRHTDMTKCVEMQPLSQVGPVFFPQSQASATALQGEMATEKDSQECLVINIKKDPTTGSFKFLLDLQGKPEKGMMKVTEGATEKEMVEKVNEIVHAGAPKNMECEKAPFLSSYALQHIPNGHVDQPDCLPDDYGILRLATEQGMEKEEEEEEEEEMVGVVDEITHAAVAKNAEFERAPLLSGYASQHIPNHHVDQPDGLPDDYGILRLATEQGMEKKEEEEEKEMIGVVHEITHATVAKNAEFERAPLLSGYASQHIPNCHVDQPDGLPDDYGILILATEQGMEKEEEEEEAMDEGTYKWAPETGNPMLAQIEESTRGGSLKDVAQGEKERGEEEETQPTESRLRLDGVFSRQWVDDLMAKWDLVISLAQ, via the exons ATGAGCCATGTGGTCAATACTTATTTGTCTCTACTTGGGAGTACTGCGCAATACAG CTACGGAGACACGAAAGGAACACGGATAAATTGGAGGGTGGTGCGTCACTGTAGAGACATTCCTCGGAGCTGGTGTGATCTGACCAATGAGACATGGGATCTGGAGGAGGGATACTATGCCAGAGTTCGCGCCATAGGCAGAAGAGCATACTCAAAATGGGTACTGACACAAAGGAGATTTGATCCCATTTTAGACA CGACTTTAGGGCCGCCGCTGGTTTCTGTGGAAATCGAGGATAATACTGCCATCATTACTATGAAGGGGCCAATGAGATATCAACCAAACAACATCACCCCAGAGATTCCCATGAAAACATTCTACCACGAGATGACCTACAACATCTCTATCCACAACACCCATAAACACCAGATG CGCCACATCCTAATGGACTCCAGTACGTACATATATCGCATGATGGAATACGCTACAGAATACTGCTTCTCTGCCAGAACAAGACTCATTTCCATGCCTATTTGGTGTCAACCCTCAGAATGGCACTGCATAACCACGCCTCCAG ATCCGCTCATTGGCCAGCTACAGCGGGTGATTGCAAGTATTGTTGTTCCATCGCTGTGCATTTGTCTGCTGTCGGTGGGCGGCTACTTTCTGTTTAACTACCTGACAGGAAAAGGCAAGAGCAACCCAGATATACTGGCG GACACGCATGCATTTCACCATTATCCTCCCATATTATCTTTTGAGAAGACCAACTTCATCTCCACCTCTGTCATGAAAGACCAGCCAACACTGGGAACATGCAGCTACATGCGACAATCCTCATGTTCCCAGCAAAAGCAGCATATTCGGGATTCTCCACCAGTACACAGTTCCTACGGACCACCATCAGAGCTTGAGGAACCCTTGGAGGAAGAGGTAAAAGACTATGGATTTGTACAAGCAGCTCTCCAAATCAGTGTGGGAGAAGAAGGAGAGAGGAATGAAGATGTATTTCAAAGTAGTTATGAGATCAAAGAGAGAATAACTGTAGCTCTTCACTCTATTGAAGTTGCTACTCTGCTAAACACATCAATGAGCGCTGACAGGCACACCGATATGACCAAGTGTGTGGAGATGCAACCACTCTCACAAGTGGGTCCAGTTTTTTTCCCTCAATCTCAAGCATCAGCGACAGCTCTTCAGGGAGAAATGGCCACGGAGAAGGACTCTCAAGAGTGCCTGGTCATAAATATAAAGAAGGATCCTACAACAGGCTCCTTTAAGTTTCTGTTGGATCTACAAGGAAAGCCTGAGAAAGGGATGATGAAGGTAACGGAAGGAGCGACGGAGAAAGAGATGGTTGAAAAGGTCAATGAAATAGTACATGCAGGTGCTCCGAAGAATATGGAGTGTGAGAAGGCGCCATTTCTTTCCAGCTATGCTTTACAGCACATACCGAACGGCCATGTTGACCAGCCAGACTGTTTGCCAGATGACTACGGTATTCTTAGACTGGCCACCGAGCAGGGAAtggaaaaagaagaagaggaggaggaagaggaagagatGGTTGGAGTGGTAGATGAAATAACACATGCAGCTGTGGCAAAAAATGCAGAGTTCGAGAGGGCGCCGCTTCTTTCCGGCTATGCCTCACAGCACATACCGAACCACCATGTTGACCaaccagacggtttgccagatgaCTACGGTATTCTTAGATTGGCCACCGAGCAGGGaatggaaaaaaaagaagaggaggaggagaaggagatgaTTGGAGTGGTACATGAAATAACACATGCAACTGTAGCAAAAAACGCAGAGTTCGAGAGGGCGCCACTTCTTTCCGGCTATGCCTCACAGCACATACCGAACTGCCATGTTGACCagccagacggtttgccagatgaCTACGGTATTCTTATATTGGCCACCGAGCAGGGAAtggaaaaagaagaagaggaggaagaagcGATGGATGAGGGAACTTATAAATGGGCTCCAGAGACAGGGAACCCAATGCTGGCACAGATAGAGGAGTCAACTAGAGGTGGAAGTTTGAAGGACGTGGcgcagggagagaaagagaggggagAAGAAGAGGAGACGCAGCCCACCGAGAGCAGACTGAGGCTGGATGGTGTATTTTCAAGACAATGGGTGGATGACCTCATGGCCAAATGGGACTTGGTGATCTCACTAGCCCAATAG
- the LOC117503173 gene encoding interleukin-20 receptor subunit alpha-like isoform X6, with translation MWSILICLYLGVLRNTVGSFLPSPVNVVFSSVNLKNVLHWYPGNNTPANTVFAVQYAIYGDTKGTRINWRVVRHCRDIPRSWCDLTNETWDLEEGYYARVRAIGRRAYSKWVLTQRRFDPILDTTLGPPLVSVEIEDNTAIITMKGPMRYQPNNITPEIPMKTFYHEMTYNISIHNTHKHQMRHILMDSSTYIYRMMEYATEYCFSARTRLISMPIWCQPSEWHCITTPPDPLIGQLQRVIASIVVPSLCICLLSVGGYFLFNYLTGKGKSNPDILADTHAFHHYPPILSFEKTNFISTSVMKDQPTLGTCSYMRQSSCSQQKQHIRDSPPVHSSYGPPSELEEPLEEEVKDYGFVQAALQISVGEEGERNEDVFQSSYEIKERITVALHSIEVATLLNTSMSADRHTDMTKCVEMQPLSQVGPVFFPQSQASATALQGEMATEKDSQECLVINIKKDPTTGSFKFLLDLQGKPEKGMMKVTEGATEKEMVEKVNEIVHAGAPKNMECEKAPFLSSYALQHIPNGHVDQPDCLPDDYGILRLATEQGMEKEEEEAMDEGTYKWAPETGNPMLAQIEESTRGGSLKDVAQGEKERGEEEETQPTESRLRLDGVFSRQWVDDLMAKWDLVISLAQ, from the exons ATGTGGTCAATACTTATTTGTCTCTACTTGGGAGTACTGCGCAATACAG TCGGCTCCTTTCTTCCCAGCCCCGTCAATGTTGTCTTTTCTTCAGTGAACTTGAAGAATGTGTTGCATTGGTACCCTGGTAATAACACACCAGCCAACACAGTCTTTGCAGTCCAGTATGCCAT CTACGGAGACACGAAAGGAACACGGATAAATTGGAGGGTGGTGCGTCACTGTAGAGACATTCCTCGGAGCTGGTGTGATCTGACCAATGAGACATGGGATCTGGAGGAGGGATACTATGCCAGAGTTCGCGCCATAGGCAGAAGAGCATACTCAAAATGGGTACTGACACAAAGGAGATTTGATCCCATTTTAGACA CGACTTTAGGGCCGCCGCTGGTTTCTGTGGAAATCGAGGATAATACTGCCATCATTACTATGAAGGGGCCAATGAGATATCAACCAAACAACATCACCCCAGAGATTCCCATGAAAACATTCTACCACGAGATGACCTACAACATCTCTATCCACAACACCCATAAACACCAGATG CGCCACATCCTAATGGACTCCAGTACGTACATATATCGCATGATGGAATACGCTACAGAATACTGCTTCTCTGCCAGAACAAGACTCATTTCCATGCCTATTTGGTGTCAACCCTCAGAATGGCACTGCATAACCACGCCTCCAG ATCCGCTCATTGGCCAGCTACAGCGGGTGATTGCAAGTATTGTTGTTCCATCGCTGTGCATTTGTCTGCTGTCGGTGGGCGGCTACTTTCTGTTTAACTACCTGACAGGAAAAGGCAAGAGCAACCCAGATATACTGGCG GACACGCATGCATTTCACCATTATCCTCCCATATTATCTTTTGAGAAGACCAACTTCATCTCCACCTCTGTCATGAAAGACCAGCCAACACTGGGAACATGCAGCTACATGCGACAATCCTCATGTTCCCAGCAAAAGCAGCATATTCGGGATTCTCCACCAGTACACAGTTCCTACGGACCACCATCAGAGCTTGAGGAACCCTTGGAGGAAGAGGTAAAAGACTATGGATTTGTACAAGCAGCTCTCCAAATCAGTGTGGGAGAAGAAGGAGAGAGGAATGAAGATGTATTTCAAAGTAGTTATGAGATCAAAGAGAGAATAACTGTAGCTCTTCACTCTATTGAAGTTGCTACTCTGCTAAACACATCAATGAGCGCTGACAGGCACACCGATATGACCAAGTGTGTGGAGATGCAACCACTCTCACAAGTGGGTCCAGTTTTTTTCCCTCAATCTCAAGCATCAGCGACAGCTCTTCAGGGAGAAATGGCCACGGAGAAGGACTCTCAAGAGTGCCTGGTCATAAATATAAAGAAGGATCCTACAACAGGCTCCTTTAAGTTTCTGTTGGATCTACAAGGAAAGCCTGAGAAAGGGATGATGAAGGTAACGGAAGGAGCGACGGAGAAAGAGATGGTTGAAAAGGTCAATGAAATAGTACATGCAGGTGCTCCGAAGAATATGGAGTGTGAGAAGGCGCCATTTCTTTCCAGCTATGCTTTACAGCACATACCGAACGGCCATGTTGACCAGCCAGACTGTTTGCCAGATGACTACGGTATTCTTAGACTGGCCACCGAGCAGGGAAtggaaa aagaggaggaagaagcGATGGATGAGGGAACTTATAAATGGGCTCCAGAGACAGGGAACCCAATGCTGGCACAGATAGAGGAGTCAACTAGAGGTGGAAGTTTGAAGGACGTGGcgcagggagagaaagagaggggagAAGAAGAGGAGACGCAGCCCACCGAGAGCAGACTGAGGCTGGATGGTGTATTTTCAAGACAATGGGTGGATGACCTCATGGCCAAATGGGACTTGGTGATCTCACTAGCCCAATAG
- the LOC117503173 gene encoding uncharacterized protein LOC117503173 isoform X4, with product MWSILICLYLGVLRNTVGSFLPSPVNVVFSSVNLKNVLHWYPGNNTPANTVFAVQYAIYGDTKGTRINWRVVRHCRDIPRSWCDLTNETWDLEEGYYARVRAIGRRAYSKWVLTQRRFDPILDTTLGPPLVSVEIEDNTAIITMKGPMRYQPNNITPEIPMKTFYHEMTYNISIHNTHKHQMRHILMDSSTYIYRMMEYATEYCFSARTRLISMPIWCQPSEWHCITTPPDPLIGQLQRVIASIVVPSLCICLLSVGGYFLFNYLTGKGKSNPDILADTHAFHHYPPILSFEKTNFISTSVMKDQPTLGTCSYMRQSSCSQQKQHIRDSPPVHSSYGPPSELEEPLEEEVKDYGFVQAALQISVGEEGERNEDVFQSSYEIKERITVALHSIEVATLLNTSMSADRHTDMTKCVEMQPLSQVGPVFFPQSQASATALQGEMATEKDSQECLVINIKKDPTTGSFKFLLDLQGKPEKGMMKVTEGATEKEMVGVVDEITHAAVAKNAEFERAPLLSGYASQHIPNHHVDQPDGLPDDYGILRLATEQGMEKKEEEEEKEMIGVVHEITHATVAKNAEFERAPLLSGYASQHIPNCHVDQPDGLPDDYGILILATEQGMEKEEEEEEAMDEGTYKWAPETGNPMLAQIEESTRGGSLKDVAQGEKERGEEEETQPTESRLRLDGVFSRQWVDDLMAKWDLVISLAQ from the exons ATGTGGTCAATACTTATTTGTCTCTACTTGGGAGTACTGCGCAATACAG TCGGCTCCTTTCTTCCCAGCCCCGTCAATGTTGTCTTTTCTTCAGTGAACTTGAAGAATGTGTTGCATTGGTACCCTGGTAATAACACACCAGCCAACACAGTCTTTGCAGTCCAGTATGCCAT CTACGGAGACACGAAAGGAACACGGATAAATTGGAGGGTGGTGCGTCACTGTAGAGACATTCCTCGGAGCTGGTGTGATCTGACCAATGAGACATGGGATCTGGAGGAGGGATACTATGCCAGAGTTCGCGCCATAGGCAGAAGAGCATACTCAAAATGGGTACTGACACAAAGGAGATTTGATCCCATTTTAGACA CGACTTTAGGGCCGCCGCTGGTTTCTGTGGAAATCGAGGATAATACTGCCATCATTACTATGAAGGGGCCAATGAGATATCAACCAAACAACATCACCCCAGAGATTCCCATGAAAACATTCTACCACGAGATGACCTACAACATCTCTATCCACAACACCCATAAACACCAGATG CGCCACATCCTAATGGACTCCAGTACGTACATATATCGCATGATGGAATACGCTACAGAATACTGCTTCTCTGCCAGAACAAGACTCATTTCCATGCCTATTTGGTGTCAACCCTCAGAATGGCACTGCATAACCACGCCTCCAG ATCCGCTCATTGGCCAGCTACAGCGGGTGATTGCAAGTATTGTTGTTCCATCGCTGTGCATTTGTCTGCTGTCGGTGGGCGGCTACTTTCTGTTTAACTACCTGACAGGAAAAGGCAAGAGCAACCCAGATATACTGGCG GACACGCATGCATTTCACCATTATCCTCCCATATTATCTTTTGAGAAGACCAACTTCATCTCCACCTCTGTCATGAAAGACCAGCCAACACTGGGAACATGCAGCTACATGCGACAATCCTCATGTTCCCAGCAAAAGCAGCATATTCGGGATTCTCCACCAGTACACAGTTCCTACGGACCACCATCAGAGCTTGAGGAACCCTTGGAGGAAGAGGTAAAAGACTATGGATTTGTACAAGCAGCTCTCCAAATCAGTGTGGGAGAAGAAGGAGAGAGGAATGAAGATGTATTTCAAAGTAGTTATGAGATCAAAGAGAGAATAACTGTAGCTCTTCACTCTATTGAAGTTGCTACTCTGCTAAACACATCAATGAGCGCTGACAGGCACACCGATATGACCAAGTGTGTGGAGATGCAACCACTCTCACAAGTGGGTCCAGTTTTTTTCCCTCAATCTCAAGCATCAGCGACAGCTCTTCAGGGAGAAATGGCCACGGAGAAGGACTCTCAAGAGTGCCTGGTCATAAATATAAAGAAGGATCCTACAACAGGCTCCTTTAAGTTTCTGTTGGATCTACAAGGAAAGCCTGAGAAAGGGATGATGAAGGTAACGGAAGGAGCGACGGAGAAAGAGATG GTTGGAGTGGTAGATGAAATAACACATGCAGCTGTGGCAAAAAATGCAGAGTTCGAGAGGGCGCCGCTTCTTTCCGGCTATGCCTCACAGCACATACCGAACCACCATGTTGACCaaccagacggtttgccagatgaCTACGGTATTCTTAGATTGGCCACCGAGCAGGGaatggaaaaaaaagaagaggaggaggagaaggagatgaTTGGAGTGGTACATGAAATAACACATGCAACTGTAGCAAAAAACGCAGAGTTCGAGAGGGCGCCACTTCTTTCCGGCTATGCCTCACAGCACATACCGAACTGCCATGTTGACCagccagacggtttgccagatgaCTACGGTATTCTTATATTGGCCACCGAGCAGGGAAtggaaaaagaagaagaggaggaagaagcGATGGATGAGGGAACTTATAAATGGGCTCCAGAGACAGGGAACCCAATGCTGGCACAGATAGAGGAGTCAACTAGAGGTGGAAGTTTGAAGGACGTGGcgcagggagagaaagagaggggagAAGAAGAGGAGACGCAGCCCACCGAGAGCAGACTGAGGCTGGATGGTGTATTTTCAAGACAATGGGTGGATGACCTCATGGCCAAATGGGACTTGGTGATCTCACTAGCCCAATAG
- the LOC117503173 gene encoding uncharacterized protein LOC117503173 isoform X1: MWSILICLYLGVLRNTVGSFLPSPVNVVFSSVNLKNVLHWYPGNNTPANTVFAVQYAIYGDTKGTRINWRVVRHCRDIPRSWCDLTNETWDLEEGYYARVRAIGRRAYSKWVLTQRRFDPILDTTLGPPLVSVEIEDNTAIITMKGPMRYQPNNITPEIPMKTFYHEMTYNISIHNTHKHQMRHILMDSSTYIYRMMEYATEYCFSARTRLISMPIWCQPSEWHCITTPPDPLIGQLQRVIASIVVPSLCICLLSVGGYFLFNYLTGKGKSNPDILADTHAFHHYPPILSFEKTNFISTSVMKDQPTLGTCSYMRQSSCSQQKQHIRDSPPVHSSYGPPSELEEPLEEEVKDYGFVQAALQISVGEEGERNEDVFQSSYEIKERITVALHSIEVATLLNTSMSADRHTDMTKCVEMQPLSQVGPVFFPQSQASATALQGEMATEKDSQECLVINIKKDPTTGSFKFLLDLQGKPEKGMMKVTEGATEKEMVEKVNEIVHAGAPKNMECEKAPFLSSYALQHIPNGHVDQPDCLPDDYGILRLATEQGMEKEEEEEEEEEMVGVVDEITHAAVAKNAEFERAPLLSGYASQHIPNHHVDQPDGLPDDYGILRLATEQGMEKKEEEEEKEMIGVVHEITHATVAKNAEFERAPLLSGYASQHIPNCHVDQPDGLPDDYGILILATEQGMEKEEEEEEAMDEGTYKWAPETGNPMLAQIEESTRGGSLKDVAQGEKERGEEEETQPTESRLRLDGVFSRQWVDDLMAKWDLVISLAQ, translated from the exons ATGTGGTCAATACTTATTTGTCTCTACTTGGGAGTACTGCGCAATACAG TCGGCTCCTTTCTTCCCAGCCCCGTCAATGTTGTCTTTTCTTCAGTGAACTTGAAGAATGTGTTGCATTGGTACCCTGGTAATAACACACCAGCCAACACAGTCTTTGCAGTCCAGTATGCCAT CTACGGAGACACGAAAGGAACACGGATAAATTGGAGGGTGGTGCGTCACTGTAGAGACATTCCTCGGAGCTGGTGTGATCTGACCAATGAGACATGGGATCTGGAGGAGGGATACTATGCCAGAGTTCGCGCCATAGGCAGAAGAGCATACTCAAAATGGGTACTGACACAAAGGAGATTTGATCCCATTTTAGACA CGACTTTAGGGCCGCCGCTGGTTTCTGTGGAAATCGAGGATAATACTGCCATCATTACTATGAAGGGGCCAATGAGATATCAACCAAACAACATCACCCCAGAGATTCCCATGAAAACATTCTACCACGAGATGACCTACAACATCTCTATCCACAACACCCATAAACACCAGATG CGCCACATCCTAATGGACTCCAGTACGTACATATATCGCATGATGGAATACGCTACAGAATACTGCTTCTCTGCCAGAACAAGACTCATTTCCATGCCTATTTGGTGTCAACCCTCAGAATGGCACTGCATAACCACGCCTCCAG ATCCGCTCATTGGCCAGCTACAGCGGGTGATTGCAAGTATTGTTGTTCCATCGCTGTGCATTTGTCTGCTGTCGGTGGGCGGCTACTTTCTGTTTAACTACCTGACAGGAAAAGGCAAGAGCAACCCAGATATACTGGCG GACACGCATGCATTTCACCATTATCCTCCCATATTATCTTTTGAGAAGACCAACTTCATCTCCACCTCTGTCATGAAAGACCAGCCAACACTGGGAACATGCAGCTACATGCGACAATCCTCATGTTCCCAGCAAAAGCAGCATATTCGGGATTCTCCACCAGTACACAGTTCCTACGGACCACCATCAGAGCTTGAGGAACCCTTGGAGGAAGAGGTAAAAGACTATGGATTTGTACAAGCAGCTCTCCAAATCAGTGTGGGAGAAGAAGGAGAGAGGAATGAAGATGTATTTCAAAGTAGTTATGAGATCAAAGAGAGAATAACTGTAGCTCTTCACTCTATTGAAGTTGCTACTCTGCTAAACACATCAATGAGCGCTGACAGGCACACCGATATGACCAAGTGTGTGGAGATGCAACCACTCTCACAAGTGGGTCCAGTTTTTTTCCCTCAATCTCAAGCATCAGCGACAGCTCTTCAGGGAGAAATGGCCACGGAGAAGGACTCTCAAGAGTGCCTGGTCATAAATATAAAGAAGGATCCTACAACAGGCTCCTTTAAGTTTCTGTTGGATCTACAAGGAAAGCCTGAGAAAGGGATGATGAAGGTAACGGAAGGAGCGACGGAGAAAGAGATGGTTGAAAAGGTCAATGAAATAGTACATGCAGGTGCTCCGAAGAATATGGAGTGTGAGAAGGCGCCATTTCTTTCCAGCTATGCTTTACAGCACATACCGAACGGCCATGTTGACCAGCCAGACTGTTTGCCAGATGACTACGGTATTCTTAGACTGGCCACCGAGCAGGGAAtggaaaaagaagaagaggaggaggaagaggaagagatGGTTGGAGTGGTAGATGAAATAACACATGCAGCTGTGGCAAAAAATGCAGAGTTCGAGAGGGCGCCGCTTCTTTCCGGCTATGCCTCACAGCACATACCGAACCACCATGTTGACCaaccagacggtttgccagatgaCTACGGTATTCTTAGATTGGCCACCGAGCAGGGaatggaaaaaaaagaagaggaggaggagaaggagatgaTTGGAGTGGTACATGAAATAACACATGCAACTGTAGCAAAAAACGCAGAGTTCGAGAGGGCGCCACTTCTTTCCGGCTATGCCTCACAGCACATACCGAACTGCCATGTTGACCagccagacggtttgccagatgaCTACGGTATTCTTATATTGGCCACCGAGCAGGGAAtggaaaaagaagaagaggaggaagaagcGATGGATGAGGGAACTTATAAATGGGCTCCAGAGACAGGGAACCCAATGCTGGCACAGATAGAGGAGTCAACTAGAGGTGGAAGTTTGAAGGACGTGGcgcagggagagaaagagaggggagAAGAAGAGGAGACGCAGCCCACCGAGAGCAGACTGAGGCTGGATGGTGTATTTTCAAGACAATGGGTGGATGACCTCATGGCCAAATGGGACTTGGTGATCTCACTAGCCCAATAG
- the LOC117503173 gene encoding uncharacterized protein LOC117503173 isoform X3: protein MWSILICLYLGVLRNTVGSFLPSPVNVVFSSVNLKNVLHWYPGNNTPANTVFAVQYAIYGDTKGTRINWRVVRHCRDIPRSWCDLTNETWDLEEGYYARVRAIGRRAYSKWVLTQRRFDPILDTTLGPPLVSVEIEDNTAIITMKGPMRYQPNNITPEIPMKTFYHEMTYNISIHNTHKHQMRHILMDSSTYIYRMMEYATEYCFSARTRLISMPIWCQPSEWHCITTPPDPLIGQLQRVIASIVVPSLCICLLSVGGYFLFNYLTGKGKSNPDILADTHAFHHYPPILSFEKTNFISTSVMKDQPTLGTCSYMRQSSCSQQKQHIRDSPPVHSSYGPPSELEEPLEEEVKDYGFVQAALQISVGEEGERNEDVFQSSYEIKERITVALHSIEVATLLNTSMSADRHTDMTKCVEMQPLSQVGPVFFPQSQASATALQGEMATEKDSQECLVINIKKDPTTGSFKFLLDLQGKPEKGMMKVTEGATEKEMVEKVNEIVHAGAPKNMECEKAPFLSSYALQHIPNGHVDQPDCLPDDYGILRLATEQGMEKEEEEEEEEEMVGVVDEITHAAVAKNAEFERAPLLSGYASQHIPNHHVDQPDGLPDDYGILRLATEQGMEKKEEEEEEAMDEGTYKWAPETGNPMLAQIEESTRGGSLKDVAQGEKERGEEEETQPTESRLRLDGVFSRQWVDDLMAKWDLVISLAQ from the exons ATGTGGTCAATACTTATTTGTCTCTACTTGGGAGTACTGCGCAATACAG TCGGCTCCTTTCTTCCCAGCCCCGTCAATGTTGTCTTTTCTTCAGTGAACTTGAAGAATGTGTTGCATTGGTACCCTGGTAATAACACACCAGCCAACACAGTCTTTGCAGTCCAGTATGCCAT CTACGGAGACACGAAAGGAACACGGATAAATTGGAGGGTGGTGCGTCACTGTAGAGACATTCCTCGGAGCTGGTGTGATCTGACCAATGAGACATGGGATCTGGAGGAGGGATACTATGCCAGAGTTCGCGCCATAGGCAGAAGAGCATACTCAAAATGGGTACTGACACAAAGGAGATTTGATCCCATTTTAGACA CGACTTTAGGGCCGCCGCTGGTTTCTGTGGAAATCGAGGATAATACTGCCATCATTACTATGAAGGGGCCAATGAGATATCAACCAAACAACATCACCCCAGAGATTCCCATGAAAACATTCTACCACGAGATGACCTACAACATCTCTATCCACAACACCCATAAACACCAGATG CGCCACATCCTAATGGACTCCAGTACGTACATATATCGCATGATGGAATACGCTACAGAATACTGCTTCTCTGCCAGAACAAGACTCATTTCCATGCCTATTTGGTGTCAACCCTCAGAATGGCACTGCATAACCACGCCTCCAG ATCCGCTCATTGGCCAGCTACAGCGGGTGATTGCAAGTATTGTTGTTCCATCGCTGTGCATTTGTCTGCTGTCGGTGGGCGGCTACTTTCTGTTTAACTACCTGACAGGAAAAGGCAAGAGCAACCCAGATATACTGGCG GACACGCATGCATTTCACCATTATCCTCCCATATTATCTTTTGAGAAGACCAACTTCATCTCCACCTCTGTCATGAAAGACCAGCCAACACTGGGAACATGCAGCTACATGCGACAATCCTCATGTTCCCAGCAAAAGCAGCATATTCGGGATTCTCCACCAGTACACAGTTCCTACGGACCACCATCAGAGCTTGAGGAACCCTTGGAGGAAGAGGTAAAAGACTATGGATTTGTACAAGCAGCTCTCCAAATCAGTGTGGGAGAAGAAGGAGAGAGGAATGAAGATGTATTTCAAAGTAGTTATGAGATCAAAGAGAGAATAACTGTAGCTCTTCACTCTATTGAAGTTGCTACTCTGCTAAACACATCAATGAGCGCTGACAGGCACACCGATATGACCAAGTGTGTGGAGATGCAACCACTCTCACAAGTGGGTCCAGTTTTTTTCCCTCAATCTCAAGCATCAGCGACAGCTCTTCAGGGAGAAATGGCCACGGAGAAGGACTCTCAAGAGTGCCTGGTCATAAATATAAAGAAGGATCCTACAACAGGCTCCTTTAAGTTTCTGTTGGATCTACAAGGAAAGCCTGAGAAAGGGATGATGAAGGTAACGGAAGGAGCGACGGAGAAAGAGATGGTTGAAAAGGTCAATGAAATAGTACATGCAGGTGCTCCGAAGAATATGGAGTGTGAGAAGGCGCCATTTCTTTCCAGCTATGCTTTACAGCACATACCGAACGGCCATGTTGACCAGCCAGACTGTTTGCCAGATGACTACGGTATTCTTAGACTGGCCACCGAGCAGGGAAtggaaaaagaagaagaggaggaggaagaggaagagatGGTTGGAGTGGTAGATGAAATAACACATGCAGCTGTGGCAAAAAATGCAGAGTTCGAGAGGGCGCCGCTTCTTTCCGGCTATGCCTCACAGCACATACCGAACCACCATGTTGACCaaccagacggtttgccagatgaCTACGGTATTCTTAGATTGGCCACCGAGCAGGGaatggaaa aaaaagaagaagaggaggaagaagcGATGGATGAGGGAACTTATAAATGGGCTCCAGAGACAGGGAACCCAATGCTGGCACAGATAGAGGAGTCAACTAGAGGTGGAAGTTTGAAGGACGTGGcgcagggagagaaagagaggggagAAGAAGAGGAGACGCAGCCCACCGAGAGCAGACTGAGGCTGGATGGTGTATTTTCAAGACAATGGGTGGATGACCTCATGGCCAAATGGGACTTGGTGATCTCACTAGCCCAATAG